In the Myxococcus fulvus genome, one interval contains:
- a CDS encoding quinone oxidoreductase family protein yields the protein MKAIRLHAFGGPEGLRLDDVPTPTPGKDEVRIRVHVSGLNFTDLGQREGRIPGTPPLPFIPGLEAAGVVDAVGPDVRGLEPGTRVVALLPSQGGLAQQAVAPVSAVLPLPDGVSFEQAVCLPAQAPTALLGLREGAKLREGESVYIPSAAGGVGNLLVQLAKRLGAAKVIGGASSEDKRALVLRLGADAVVDTSRDDWPMHVREATSGTGADIVFVAGGGAVPAASLQALAFRGRLVLFGAESMFDTAWSREQMMGVLAQNQAVVGFATFTLPFEQRQAALREALGLVERGLLQPVFEQGFPLQAVAQAHQAMAARKTTGKVLIRVA from the coding sequence ATGAAAGCCATCCGCCTGCATGCCTTCGGCGGCCCCGAGGGGCTGCGCCTCGACGATGTCCCCACCCCGACGCCCGGCAAGGACGAGGTGCGCATCCGGGTCCACGTCTCGGGCCTCAACTTCACGGACCTGGGACAACGTGAGGGACGCATCCCGGGCACACCGCCCCTCCCCTTCATCCCTGGGCTGGAGGCCGCGGGAGTCGTGGACGCCGTGGGCCCCGACGTCCGAGGGCTCGAGCCCGGCACCCGTGTCGTCGCGCTCCTGCCGAGCCAGGGAGGTTTGGCGCAGCAGGCCGTGGCCCCCGTGTCGGCCGTGCTGCCCCTGCCGGACGGTGTGTCCTTCGAGCAGGCCGTCTGTCTCCCTGCCCAGGCGCCCACGGCGCTGCTCGGTCTGCGCGAAGGCGCGAAGCTGCGCGAGGGGGAATCCGTCTACATCCCTTCCGCGGCGGGAGGCGTGGGCAACCTGCTCGTGCAGCTCGCGAAGCGGCTGGGGGCCGCGAAGGTCATCGGCGGCGCGAGCAGTGAGGACAAGCGCGCCCTCGTCCTCCGCCTGGGCGCGGACGCTGTCGTGGACACCTCGCGCGACGACTGGCCCATGCACGTGCGCGAGGCCACGTCCGGCACGGGCGCGGACATCGTCTTCGTCGCGGGCGGAGGAGCTGTCCCCGCCGCGAGCCTCCAGGCCCTCGCCTTCCGGGGGAGGTTGGTGCTCTTCGGCGCGGAGAGCATGTTCGACACCGCGTGGAGCCGGGAGCAGATGATGGGCGTGCTGGCCCAGAATCAAGCCGTCGTCGGCTTCGCCACCTTCACCCTCCCCTTCGAGCAACGTCAGGCGGCGCTTCGCGAGGCCCTCGGTCTGGTGGAGCGCGGCCTGCTCCAGCCCGTCTTCGAACAGGGCTTCCCGCTCCAGGCCGTCGCCCAGGCGCATCAGGCCATGGCGGCCAGGAAGACCACCGGCAAGGTCCTCATCCGCGTCGCGTGA